The Candidatus Nitrosocaldus cavascurensis genome segment ATCCTCTCACCCTTCACCTCATCTGGTAGGCCTATAACTGCTGATTCTGCAACAGCCTCATGCATTGCAAGTACAGCCTCTATATCAGTGCTAGAGAATCTATGCCCAGCAACCTTGATAACATCATCAACCCTACCATGCAGATACCATAACCCATCCTCATCTATTGAAGCATAATCGCCATGGAACCATACACCCTTGAACCTTGACCAGTAAACCTCTATGTATCTTGCAGGATCGTTGAGTATACCTCTAGTCATGGCAGGCCATGGCTTCCTTATCACAAGGTAACCCTTGCCCCCTCTAACAGGTCTACACTCATCATCAACAACATCAGCATCGAACCCTGGAACTTGCAAGCCAACAGTACATGGCTTTATTGGCATTATTGGAAGCACGCTGAGTATTGCTCCACCAACCTCAGTGCCCCCAGAGAGGTTTATCACTGGGCACCTTGCCTTCCCTATCCTCTTGAAGTACCAGAACCACTCATCCTCATGTATAACCTCGCCAGTACATGCAATGATCCTAAGCGTATCAAGCCTGTATCTAGAGATGGTCTCATCATCAAGAGCACGCATGATTGCTCTCAATGCTGTTGGTGCCATGCCAAGTATTGTAACATTGTACTCATCAACCATCCTTAGCACTCTATCTGGTAAGGGATAGTCTAGCGCTCCATCATATATGAGGGATGTGCAGTTGAGTATGAGCGAGCCATAGACACTCCATGTCTGCCCAGTTATCCATCCTATATCTGCTGGCCAGAAGAGCAGATCGCTATCCTTCATATCTACAAGGTATGCTGCCTGCTGTGCAGCAAATACCATAAAGCCACCATGTACATGAACGGTACCCTTTGGTCTTCCTGTTGTGCCTGAGGTGTAGAGGATGAAGAGCCTATCCTCAGCATCCATCTCAACACACTCTGCATGTGATGATTCATGCTTGAGTATACTGCTCATCATCACATCCTTCTTGCTCTCCTCAAACTGCATGTTAGAGTACTCATGTACTATAACCCTCTCCACAGTACTATTCATCCTTAATGCCTCATCTGCACTCTTCTTCAACTCAACCTGCTTGCCTCTCCTATAGTAGCCATCTGCAGTTATCAGCACCTTTGCCCTAGCATCGTTAAGCCTATCAGCAAGTGCTCTAGCACTGAAGCCAGAGAAGACTACAGAATGCACTGCACCAATCATTGAGCATGCAAGCATGGAGGCTATTGCCTCTGGCACCATGGGCATGTATATGCATACAACATCACCCTTCTCTACTATAGCATTCAAGGCATTTGCAATCCTACAACTCATGCTGTAGAGTTCACTGTACGTTACTATCCTCCTTGAACCCTGCTCATTCTCCCATACTATTGCTGGTTTGCTACCCTTCCCATCCTTGATGTGCTTCTCAAGGCAGTTGTATGCTATGTTACACTTCCCATCTACAAACCATCTAGCCCATTCTATACCATCTGATACATCAAGTATCTTATCTGTTGAGTACTCTCTGAACCACTCTATGTTTAGATCATTGCTTACAGCATCCCAGTACCACTCTATATCTTTGGATGCACGCTCTATCAACTCCTTATAATCTCTTATGCCATTAGCATCCATGAACCTTGCTATATTGCTACTCCTTACAGCATCATCGGATGGGGTAAATACATAACCCATACCATCTATCCACCCAATCTATCCACCATCTATCTATCTATAACTGTGTTTGGAAAAGGTTATTATTGAATGCATCGCTAGATGAACCATGCTAATAGGCAAGGGTATAAGCAGAGATGATGCCTATAGGCTTGTATGTTACTACAATAACAACGATGATGATAACGATGATGATAGCAAGCATGATACTGTTATGATGGTTAAGGCATCTATGATAAGGGATTCAGTAAAAGGGAGGATAGTAACATACTCTAGGAAGGTATTCATACCTATAACCTACCTATGCAGGGATTACTGCTCATACTGTACATACAGGAAGGAGCCCTCTAGCGTAGATGCTGATTCTATAATACTCAAACCTGAGCATATACTGGCTATAGCAGAAGAGGGTAAGAGGGTTGGATGTACAGAAGCGCTCTTGGTGGCTGGTGAGAGGCCAGAACAGCTCTACCCTGAGGCTAGATCATGGTTTAGGGCAAGAGGTTATGCAAGTACTATAGAGTATATAGCAGATATGAGCAGGCTGGTGCTTGAGAAGGTTGGGTTGCTACCTCACACAAATGCTGGTAACCTTACACTTGATGAGGTTAAGATGCTCAAGGAGTACAATGCAAGTATAGGTCTAATGCTTGAGAATGCTAGTACTAGGCTTATGGGTAAAGGGATGGCTCATGAGCATGCTCCAAGTAAGCATCCATTGCTTAGGCTCAAGACTATGGAGAACGCTGGGAAGGCAAGGGTAGCATTCACAACAGGCCTATTGCTTGGCATAGGGGAGAGTATGGATGAGGTTGTAGAATCACTCATTGCAATAAGAGAGATGCATGAGAGGTACAAGCATATACAAGAGATTATAATACAGAACTTCAACCCAAAGCCAAATACACCTATGGCAGATCATACAAAGCCATCAAGGGAGTATATGCTAAGGGTAGTTGCCCTAGCAAGGCTTATCATGCCTTATATGAATATACAGGTTCCTCCAAACCTTAACCCTGATTTTGGTGAGTTCTTGAATGCTGGGATAAATGACTGGGGAGGCATCTCCCCAGTAACTATAGACCATGTTAACCCAGAGGCACCATGGCCAAGCATAGATCATGTTAGATATGTTACTGAAGCATATGGGTTCAGGCTTAGGGCAAGGTTCCCTGTATACCCTGAGTATATAAGCGAGGAGTACCTCTCAAGCAGGGTTATGGAGATTATAAATAGGATGAGGGATGAGCATGGGTTGGTGAGGGGCTATTGATATGATGAATGCTGTAGAAAGAGCACTCCATAATATAGATCCTGTTATTGCAGGGATATTGAGCAATGCTATAGATGGCAAGGATGTAAGTGTTGATGAAGCGTATGAGTTGCTTGAGTGTAGTAGAGAGGAGGAGTTGAAGGCAATTATTATGGTTGCTGATATGCTAAGGAAGAAGAAGGTTGGTGATCATGTAAGTTATGTTGTGAATAGGAATATAAACTTCACAAATGTATGCATAAAGCGCTGTGGTTTCTGTGCATTCTCTAGGGACTTTAGGGAGGAGGAGGGCTACCTTCTACCAATGGAGGAGATAGTAAGGAGGGTTGAAGAAGCATATAGGTTTGGTGCAACTGAGGTATGCATACAGGCAGGGCTTATGCCAAGGATGGATGGTATGCTCTACATAGATATATGTAGGGCTATTAAGCGTGCTGTACCAGATATACACATACATGCATTCTCGCCTGAGGAGGTAATGTATGGTGCATTGAGGGCAGGGATGAGCATAGAGGAGTATCTGAAGGCATTGAAGGATGCAGGGCTTGGAAGCATCCCAGGTACTGCTGCTGAGATACTTGTGCAGGAGGTTAGGGATATCATCTCCCCTGGTAGGATAAAGGTTAGGGATTGGATAAGCATAATAAAGACTGCACATAGGCTAGGGATACCATCAACATCAACCATAATGTATGGTCATCTTGAGAGTTCAATCCATAAGGCATTGCATCTATCTATAATAAGAGAGATACAGAGGGAGACTGGAGGCTTTACTGAGTTTGTACCATTAAGCTTTGTGTACAGGGAGGCACCGATGTACAAGCATGGAGTTGTAAAGGGTTTGAGGCCTGGACCAAGTAGAGATGAGGTGATAAAGATGCATGCAGTATCAAGGATAATGCTCAACAACTACATACCAAACATACAGGTATCATGGGTTAAGGAAGGGTTAGAGATGTGTAGGATGCTCTTGAATGCTGGAGCAAATGATATGGGAGGCACTCTAATGAATGAGAGCATATCTACTGCAGCAGGTTCAATGAATGGGCAGATGTTAAAGCCTAGGGAGATGAGAGCGTTGATAAGGAGCATAGGAAGGATACCTGTGCAGAGAGATACTCTATACAATAGGTTAAGGATATTCCATGAAGGGGAAGATCATCCAGATCCATTGGATATGGTTGAGGATACATCCATATTCGGCTCGTATCATGAACTCATAAGGCTTGATAGATTCAGATACAAGCACCATTAGGAATTGAGAGTGAGTTGATGTAGCCATTTTAGACTCTGCTATATAACAATGCTATCACTTATTCATGTTAACGGGAGTATATTGCTGTATCTGCAATATTTGCTGCTATACACATATTTGCATTTGCTAGAAGTTCATGAAAAAAGTAATTATGGTTATAGTATCTTCGTCTTAGTGTATAATTCTACGCATTCTCCAGTAACCTAATACTGCTAGAGGTGTTGCTATCATTGCTATAATACCTATAGAAGATTCTGGTACTACAAAATGAAAATCATTAGCTAGTCTTTCTGGTAGTACACAATATCTTAAGAATTTACCGTCTTTTGTCCAGAAACAGCCAATAATCAGCCCTGTAGTAGAGAATTCAAGATCATTAGCAGGTCTATTCTTACCGTCCCTCGGTATAGATTCGAACCTACCATCGCCTATCTTACCACCATCTCTAGTCCATTCAAACTTATCAATAACTCCACCCTTCCATTGTGTATTGAATCCATTCGATCCAGGAGGACTGGGCTTACTCTCCCCTATCTTCTTTCCATCTCTTGTAAATTGTAGCGTACCATTACCAATAAAGAATAGATGTAGATCAGTGGCTTTTGACTCGCAATCTTCACCTACTTTCTTCTTATTAAATGTAAATGTAATACAAGGTGGTTCGCCATCAGGTTCAGCATTAGCACCTTGTAATCCTCCACCTACCAACAATGTACTTGCTATAACCATAATTATGGTCGTTGTAACAATTGCATCTTTCTTCATTAATCGAATGAATCATTACTGATATATAAAGCATAATCCTCTTATTTTCTTTTTTAGGATAGTATCAATTCAAATATTTAAACATAATATTACGACACAGCACTATTACAGATCTTCTTTCTTTTATGCTAGACCAGAAAGTGAATAATGGATAGTGCGTTTATAGTTAGTAGTGTAGTTGCTAACTATAGTTCTTTCTACTATCCACCCTACCTACATCATTCATCTATCGTTGCTACTATTACTGTTACTGCATCCAAGCAACTATATCTGTTCACAGTTTGTTATTGTTCTATCCTTTCTTTATTACAACCCTTCTTCGGTTACTACTGAACCTAACTCTTCGTAGCATAAATCTAGAGAATCAATAAGATGAATAGTAGAGGTAAATAATGATACTAACAATATAAAATATATCATATATTGTCGAAGTCAGGATCTTCTCCAATGATGCTCTTTGCCTTATCCCTAACATACCTCAACTGATATGCTGCACCAAACTTACCAACAAGCCCTGCTATCTGCCTTACAAGTGGTGGGAAGTGGGCAGTAGCATACCATATCCAGTTGTAGATTGCCTTTGTGCTTATCTTCCAGCAGAGGTAGTACAACTTCCAGTGCAGTTTTGTGAACTTGTCAGTTGTTAGAGAGTTCTCTGGCTTGAAGTAATCTGTCCAGAGCAATGGTACAACAACAAATGCAGAACCATCCAATCTCTTCACCAACTCTATAGTATCTTTAACATCATCATCCTGCTCCCCTGGAAGGCCCATTACAAGGGTGCATGCTGCAAATATGTAGTTCTCATTTAGTATCCTTATCCCTTCTTCAACAACCTCTGGCCACTCCTCTGGAGAGAATGGCTTTGCCTTCAAAGGCATATGCTTCTTGAACATCTCTACTGAGCCAGTCTCTATACCAGGCTGTATACCATTCCATCTACTAGCATTGAAGTTGTTTATCTCCCTTATCTTTGCTATACACTCTGGATCAGCAGCAACTGATGATAGGGTAACATGCACTGCCCCTATGTAATCAACGTTGCCTAGGGACTTCAACTCCTTGTAGAGCGTTACTATAGCATCCCTGTTTGGGTACATATCCTTGTTGTCACAACCATACAACATTATCTCATCCGAGAGTAGCCATATGCATGTATGATGCTTAAGGTTTATACTTGCCTCCTCCTTAAGCCTCTCAACAGGGAAGTCCCTCTTCATCCTCCTATTTGGGTCGCAGAAGTCACAGCCTCTCCCACACCCCCTCATCGCCTCTATAGTGCTGTTGCATGTTGGATTCCTTATGTATGGAACCTCACCTATCCTATTGGTTAGAACAGACATGAACTCCTTTGCATTACCATCCATTATATCATGGAACATCTCTACACAATGGTTATCAGCCTCGCCAAAGACTATATGATCTATACCTAACCTCTCCCTATCCTCCCTCCTGTAGAGCTGCCATGCTCCTGCTCCACCAACAACAACCTTGAACTTGTACTTGGATTTGAGCCTCATTATCCTGCTCATAAGTTCCTCAAACGTGTACCTTGTGTATGGCGTGTATGGCTTTCCTGAGATCGATGTTGTTATAGGTCCTATGCCTAGAGGGTCCATGACGTTTATGCCTACAACCTTGGTCTCTTCTCCTATAGCCTTCTCAAGATGGTCGCAGTGTGCAACTATCACATTCTCCCTCCCAAACCCATCCATAAGGCTTGACTCTATCCTCCTAAGCCCCAATGGAGCAAAGAGTGCCTCTCCACTAACCTTGTCTGCTGGTACTGCAGGACAGAAGACCCTGTAGTATAACTGCTTGGATATCTTCTCAACTGGCATGCATGCTACGAAGCCGAATAGCATGTTATCCCTGTAGTTTGATAACAGCGATCTATCTGCTGTAAGCACTATCTGCCTTCCTTTCATACTAACCATAATAGTTTATTAGAATTTAAATCTTTTTTAAGTTATGATTAAAATCTCAAGCGGATAAAGATCATTATATCTTAAACCTGATGTGAAAGATTATTATTGTAGGGAAGGATATGAATAGATTGTATGAATGTGTGCCTAGAGTGCACTGAGCATAGGATGGTATACGATAAGGTAGTTGGTAAGGAATGGTGTGAGTGCCCATGTCATACTGAGGCTGAGACAGGATGTATAACTGATCCTTGCTGTAGATGAGTCGCCTAACCAATAACAACTACTACTAACAACCACATAATCAACTTACCAATATACATCAACAGAAGTATAGTTATATTACATCTATTGTTAAAATTTCTAACACAAAATTATTTATAGTAAGTAATGGTATTAAGGTATGAGATGGTGCAACAGCATAGAAGCTCCTTCAAGATAATAGGTGATGTGCTCAATATAGCAAGGGCGTTTGGTAGGGATGGTGTTAACATAACGTACATGTTAAGGCATGCAAACATCCCATACAACAGGTTCATAAAGGTTGCAGAACAACTCGTAAGGGCTGGGCTAATAGAGGAGAGGATTGATGATAATGCTAGAAGGTATGTGATAACCGAGAAGGGTATGGAGTATCTAAGATCTTATGAGTCCTTCAAGAGTGTTGCAGAGGCGTTTGGGCTAGACCTCTAATCTAACCATCATATCATAATCCTCATCTCCTACCTTTCCTATACTATGGTTACATCCAAACCTAGGAAGAGTAACGTTGCTAATATACCAACCATTACTGGTACCAACTCTAGAGCCCTCCTGTTGATGTAGTTGGCATACTCGCCCTTCTCCTTATCCAGTGCCCTTATCACAAGAGTTGTTGTTATAAGCCCATGTAGGAATATGCTGTACGCTATTATCATTATCTTATCAGCAAAGGTAAGATAGCCTATCTGAGGCAACTGGCTTGTTAGGTTGAGGTGTGCAGCAACACCAGCAAGTAGGGTAGTAACCCCTATCCCTATCCTCTGCGCAAAGTTCTTTGGTGCTATGAAGAAAGTTAACAACGCTATGGTTGAGATGACTGCTATGGGGAGTATGCTCTTAAGTACAGTTGATAGTGTGTATCTGGCAAGGGTGAATGAGAATACAAGTCTAGAGTATGTAGCATCTGGATATCTATGCTCACCAACACCTATACTCCATGACTTCATATACCAGCCAGGGATACTCAAGCCCTCATCTACTCCACTAGCCTTATCATCTACCACAAAGATGAGATCATCTATACTCTTAACCTTATCCTCAACCTCTATGGTTAGAGTATGTTCATCAAACGGATAGTTTGTGAAATCAAGCTTCTTAATGAACGTGCCTCTAACCCTTGCCTCATAGTAGCCATCACTCTGCCTTATAATATCTATTGATACTGCTCTACCATTAGCAAACTCAAAGTTGATTGGCTTCTCGCTCTCACCACTTGCATCCCACCTGAACCATATATAAAAATCAACATTATAAGAACCAGTAGAGGTATCGAACCTATCTACATTGACAAGCCATATACCTGCCTTGACCTCTTCAGCATATGCATAACCTGTTAATGAGGGTACCAATAGAATTAGGAAGAGTATTGTTGAAGATGCTCCAATGATAGTTATCTGTAGATGTAGACCCCTATTCCTACCCATCTTCTAGGAAGAGACTTCCTAGTAATTATAAATCTTCTTTAGCAAGGATAAAATATCCCA includes the following:
- the cofH gene encoding 5-amino-6-(D-ribitylamino)uracil--L-tyrosine 4-hydroxyphenyl transferase CofH, whose translation is MMNAVERALHNIDPVIAGILSNAIDGKDVSVDEAYELLECSREEELKAIIMVADMLRKKKVGDHVSYVVNRNINFTNVCIKRCGFCAFSRDFREEEGYLLPMEEIVRRVEEAYRFGATEVCIQAGLMPRMDGMLYIDICRAIKRAVPDIHIHAFSPEEVMYGALRAGMSIEEYLKALKDAGLGSIPGTAAEILVQEVRDIISPGRIKVRDWISIIKTAHRLGIPSTSTIMYGHLESSIHKALHLSIIREIQRETGGFTEFVPLSFVYREAPMYKHGVVKGLRPGPSRDEVIKMHAVSRIMLNNYIPNIQVSWVKEGLEMCRMLLNAGANDMGGTLMNESISTAAGSMNGQMLKPREMRALIRSIGRIPVQRDTLYNRLRIFHEGEDHPDPLDMVEDTSIFGSYHELIRLDRFRYKHH
- a CDS encoding B12-binding domain-containing radical SAM protein, with translation MKGRQIVLTADRSLLSNYRDNMLFGFVACMPVEKISKQLYYRVFCPAVPADKVSGEALFAPLGLRRIESSLMDGFGRENVIVAHCDHLEKAIGEETKVVGINVMDPLGIGPITTSISGKPYTPYTRYTFEELMSRIMRLKSKYKFKVVVGGAGAWQLYRREDRERLGIDHIVFGEADNHCVEMFHDIMDGNAKEFMSVLTNRIGEVPYIRNPTCNSTIEAMRGCGRGCDFCDPNRRMKRDFPVERLKEEASINLKHHTCIWLLSDEIMLYGCDNKDMYPNRDAIVTLYKELKSLGNVDYIGAVHVTLSSVAADPECIAKIREINNFNASRWNGIQPGIETGSVEMFKKHMPLKAKPFSPEEWPEVVEEGIRILNENYIFAACTLVMGLPGEQDDDVKDTIELVKRLDGSAFVVVPLLWTDYFKPENSLTTDKFTKLHWKLYYLCWKISTKAIYNWIWYATAHFPPLVRQIAGLVGKFGAAYQLRYVRDKAKSIIGEDPDFDNI
- the cofG gene encoding 7,8-didemethyl-8-hydroxy-5-deazariboflavin synthase CofG, which gives rise to MLIGKGISRDDAYRLVCYYNNNDDDNDDDSKHDTVMMVKASMIRDSVKGRIVTYSRKVFIPITYLCRDYCSYCTYRKEPSSVDADSIILKPEHILAIAEEGKRVGCTEALLVAGERPEQLYPEARSWFRARGYASTIEYIADMSRLVLEKVGLLPHTNAGNLTLDEVKMLKEYNASIGLMLENASTRLMGKGMAHEHAPSKHPLLRLKTMENAGKARVAFTTGLLLGIGESMDEVVESLIAIREMHERYKHIQEIIIQNFNPKPNTPMADHTKPSREYMLRVVALARLIMPYMNIQVPPNLNPDFGEFLNAGINDWGGISPVTIDHVNPEAPWPSIDHVRYVTEAYGFRLRARFPVYPEYISEEYLSSRVMEIINRMRDEHGLVRGY
- a CDS encoding winged helix-turn-helix domain-containing protein, translating into MVLRYEMVQQHRSSFKIIGDVLNIARAFGRDGVNITYMLRHANIPYNRFIKVAEQLVRAGLIEERIDDNARRYVITEKGMEYLRSYESFKSVAEAFGLDL
- a CDS encoding acetate--CoA ligase encodes the protein MGYVFTPSDDAVRSSNIARFMDANGIRDYKELIERASKDIEWYWDAVSNDLNIEWFREYSTDKILDVSDGIEWARWFVDGKCNIAYNCLEKHIKDGKGSKPAIVWENEQGSRRIVTYSELYSMSCRIANALNAIVEKGDVVCIYMPMVPEAIASMLACSMIGAVHSVVFSGFSARALADRLNDARAKVLITADGYYRRGKQVELKKSADEALRMNSTVERVIVHEYSNMQFEESKKDVMMSSILKHESSHAECVEMDAEDRLFILYTSGTTGRPKGTVHVHGGFMVFAAQQAAYLVDMKDSDLLFWPADIGWITGQTWSVYGSLILNCTSLIYDGALDYPLPDRVLRMVDEYNVTILGMAPTALRAIMRALDDETISRYRLDTLRIIACTGEVIHEDEWFWYFKRIGKARCPVINLSGGTEVGGAILSVLPIMPIKPCTVGLQVPGFDADVVDDECRPVRGGKGYLVIRKPWPAMTRGILNDPARYIEVYWSRFKGVWFHGDYASIDEDGLWYLHGRVDDVIKVAGHRFSSTDIEAVLAMHEAVAESAVIGLPDEVKGERIVAYVVLKPSYRKMHDLLRDELRRHVENTVGKIARPDSIYFVDDLPKTRSGKVMRRLVRAKALGMQVGDVSSIENIASLAMLDNPY